tatatatatatatatatatatatatatatatatatatatatatatatatatatatatatatatatatatatatcttatacaaaCTAGTATAaagattaacttttatttttctagtaatttataaatttaagtgtttACTAAAAATATCTCAAATCAAAGAGTTATTACTTTTCCATAATATTTAGTAGGTTTTCTATATTTTGTGGTAGGTCGTTGATATAAGCCCAAGGAGCtagtttaatttcaaaaacagcattattattttcattttgaaatgtAAATGGTCCATCTAAAACAACTAAATCATTTCCAGCCCATTCTTTTGCAACAACTCTTTGTTTGTTGTTTGAAgcagttttaatatttttcgaaTTTAACCACCtacaatattaatatacaagcaATAAGTTGTGCAATtataaacaattgtaaaaataaactacaagttttcaaataaaaaatgaaattacaaaaagtattttaagttCCATATTTATATTTACCTAGCCATAGTTTTCAATTTATTCCAAGGAATACCCATATCAGCTTTTAAAGCAACCATTTCTTCTGCATTTAAATCCACTCTTCCAATATtggctttatttaaaattttatttgctttatcgTTATCATATGACTTTAACATTACAGCTgtttgacatactttagaattaaaatgatataataaagattaaatACTACTAcatttctaataattacaattatatCTAGCGTAATAGAAGAGTAAACACTATTTAACTTGCTATAAAgttaaaacatatttcttaCCCTAGGCCCACTTGATGAAAATTCTATTGTAAATGTTTTGGactgattcaatttttttttgatatgtaAAACAGCATCATTGACTTCTCGTGGGATTTCACTTGTGTCAGTGATTTGgtaaaaactgtttatactAACTAATTTGTCGTTTTCATTTATGGtgttatttgataattttatgcAGTcgtgattttcaaaatttctgtcttttaaaaatacttttttgtcaCAAATCTTGCATATAatagttaaatgttttataatttcagATATATGGACAGAATATGATAGGCTGTCAATTGTGATGTTAGTTTTACATAATGGACAATTTGAatcattttctaatttatctttAACATTTGATAAAATGCACAAGCTACAGAATGAGTGTTGACAGTTCTTTAGCATGACAGGCTGATTCATAACTTCCCCACAAATCTTACAAATGCATAAAACTATATGTGGATTTAGTTCATGGTTTAGTtctgttaaaatttctttatcttCTTGTATAGGCAATGAATCaagaaatgattttatataaaattttgtccATTTTTTAACCTTTCCTGGTCGCCCAACATTAGATAGAGGTTTCGACCAGgaatattaaaaacacatttgCATTTGACTGTTGGACATTTTACCCAAATTTTTGGAGCTTTGAAAACTTTACTGCCTCTATTTTCGATGTTTTTAAGAGAAGTATAACACTTCATGCACATTTTCTCTGGATGAATACACTGAAAATCTTCTCATACATTTATTCTAAAAGCTTTATAAATTCGATCTATTTTACTGTCAGTTTTTAAACTGTCTTTTGCTAAAAGGTTTCCACATATTCTACATACTCTGGATAGTTTTTGTTGGTGATTACTCGCCATATTTTACGGAGTTTTTTTCGTGAAACCTACCCTATTCAAAAACATTAtactttcttataaaaaaaatgactggTAATAGGgactattttttttgaaaagataaaaagaagGAGTATTGTTAACAACTTACCAAAATcttacaaaaattttagttcttctaaaatacaaatgaataaaatatgttaatttcgCTAAAAACAAAGCTTTGTTGATCCCAGTAAAGCAATTTTACTACTTCaaattctaataattacaatacTCAATCAAGTTCATTTGTGATCggttttgctttattttacAAGATCAAGTttaccaacaacaaaaaaacacaaacaaacgGGCAAATTGGCAAGCACTGTATAATAAAAGCTtaacataattaattaaattaatgatatttatatatttgcagCTAACGCATGCGCATA
The nucleotide sequence above comes from Hydra vulgaris chromosome 09, alternate assembly HydraT2T_AEP. Encoded proteins:
- the LOC136084699 gene encoding uncharacterized protein LOC136084699, which gives rise to MLKSYDNDKANKILNKANIGRVDLNAEEMVALKADMGIPWNKLKTMARWLNSKNIKTASNNKQRVVAKEWAGNDLVVLDGPFTFQNENNNAVFEIKLAPWAYINDLPQNIENLLNIMEKV